TGATTCCAAACAACATATTAAATTCTCACATAAACTGGAACAGGTCGCTTGTAACAATTACCAAGAGTTCTTCACGTTCACAGGACAGCAAAATTAGCTACCACGATAGGACCAAACCACCACAGCTTATGGGAGCGAAATGACACAACTCTAGTCGAACAGGGAGAATCCCATGTCGTCGTCGCtctcttccttctcctcttccttcttctcctccttgggAGCCTCAGCCGCGGCACCACCTGATGCGGCGGCGGCACTACCACCGGCGCTAACCAACATTGCACCGCCACCGACAGCACCGACGATCACCTGCCAAGATCAAGTATTGAACATCAGGATGTGTTGATGATGGACAAGACTACAGATATGATTCAAGCAAAACATATACAAAGCAAAGATATCTAATCATCATCAACATTACTAACACGTTCAATGGTTTCTTGATTTCAAAAACACACAGGTAACATTGCCATTAAGTGTCAagcaattataaataaaaaaactatacTGCCAGCAAAAGTACCTATCCTACCAGGCTACCACATACAGATACATGTTTGGGTGAATCCTAGAACTTTCACAATGTTGCTTACAATCAGACAGAACACACAGGTTTCAAGCATTGCGGTTTGTTACATCAAAACTCAGGCTACTTTTGCTAATTTTTAGCAATCAGTAGCAACTAAAACATAGTAACAACACAGAAGTATATGGAGGAAGGACCTTGAATTCTGCAGATCAGCGACAGCTCAGAATTCTAATGGCCAGAAGGAAACACTTTAATCTATAGTTTTATACCAACAAGACAAATAGATCATCAACAGCCCAACACTAAGCTGCTATGCCATACAACATCCGGTACTCTAGCCGATAATATCAACCGACAATCCTATTGCTCTATAGGGGCGATCAGAAAGTGCAATCGACCTAATACAGACACCTTCGCATCTACATCTAAATCTATATACTGTATAAACGTTAGATCCAGGGGGGTCGGGAGGGCGGCGTCGACGAGCAGACCTGGAAGACGGCGGAGGTGGGGGTGACCATGGAGAAGGACGACTGAACGCCGGAGGAGGAGTCGGCCGCGGATGCAGCAGCTACGAGGGCGCGCTGCAGCGCGTAGGgggtggcggcggaggcctcgatcTCGCCGGAGTGCTGCTTGGCAGTCCACTCGCCGCCGGAGTTGCGGCACACGAAGGTGTAGACGCCCATGTCGCTGGTTCCTGCGTGCGCTGCGgcgagggaggaggaagaggggcgGAGGCTTTGGGGATTTGGGAGGCTGCTGGGGCGAAACCCTAGCGGTGGGTGGGTTTGTGTAGTGGTTCCGTGGGCCCGTGCTGGCGCGGGAAGAGCCCGTGAACCGTGTTGGGTCGGGTCCTCATGGGAGTGCTGTACCATGATTATTTGGGCTTAGTTCGTTTAATACTTGGCCCAACATCAAGGAAACGCACAACTCAACTTTCATGATCATGCGATTTTTCCCTTTATATAAAAACAGATTTTTGTCCTCCCTTATAAATTTTAAAATCCTAAGTCTtacaaaaattatagaaaaattgtTTTAGCTAAAAAAAAGAATCAAATTCATATTTTGCTAAAATCACGCTTCATCTTATGATGCTTATCTTCGAATTATTTGAATCTTCTATGACTatttttgtgtttgtttgttacTAGATGCTCTTCCTATCTATAACCAGTCAATGTTGATCACCCGAATAACATAGAAGGCGAAGTGACATGGACTCTTCTCGCTGACAAATGCTCTCGTTATCTATTATTTTTCTAGTTTTCCTCAAATTGTTTTGTATTACTTTTTTTGGATTGACACAGGTGGAACATGTTATCCACACTCCGCACTCCATGCTTTTCACACTAAGATGATCATATATAGAATCAAGTGACACTTGTGTTGATACTAAATAGGATCAGGTATGATATAGTTGCATGGCAATTGTGTTGTCGCCAAAGTAACTTATACCATTACATAGTCCGAGCCTTCAATGGAGACTAATTACAACAAAAGAGGGGTATACGTGGCCGTGTCATGTGCCAGTGTCGGCCAGCGGTGGCTCAAGAGGCCACCGGAGGgtgagaagaagagaggaggtcggaggcgagagaggagaggagagtcgCCATCGTTTCGTCGCAGTCGCAGAGGAGAGAGCCAGAGAGGAGAGAgacacaagagagagagagagagagagagccggtGATAAATGAATTAGGGTTTGGGTGGATACGGGGCGACGGGGGCGAGGCTGGTTATATACCCCTCTCCCAACAACGGGGCAGATCCAACGGTGGACACGAGCGGGGGAGGGACATCAACGGCTCGGAGACAGCCGTGCCGTAGCCGTGCCTCGCCTTTAAccgtgccgtgcttgggccggcacTGCGGGCCGACATTGCAGCCCAAGCACGACACTACAACCGAGCTGTGCCAGGCACGGACACGATTGGAGTGGGccgggccatgcctgggccgtgCTTCTTAGTGTCGTGCCTGGGCCAGCCCGTAGTGCCCGTGACAGATGGCCATCTATATGTGAGACCACCACGTGCGGCAGCAGGGTGGCCGGAGGTGGACGCAGCAGGTATGCACAGCCGTGTAGCGAAGGGTTCGGTTATGCTATATCTAATACGCAGCGCATTGCAGGGTTCGCGAGCGGAGGGGCGCGTGCGGCTGGCACATCCAAAAGAGTCCCGGCTCCCGGCGTAGGCACAGCTGACGAGGCCCATAACCTACATGGTTGTGCGCCGTGTCGCGGGCGTGGAGCCGACAAGGCGCGGGTATGGTGCGGCGCGCAGGAGGGCCAATATAGCGGACTTTGGCTCCATTCGCGTGTCCTTAAACTCggtttgatccgcttcttttttcatccggaacagtatttttctctcacaaattcctctaaATTCATTCATATTACTCCAGGATTCCTAAGTGAACCCGGCGAGGTGTGCTGCGAAGGCCTGCGAGGTGTGCTGCCGGAGAAAAGCGCGAACCCGATAGGGCGTGTTGCCGGCGAAACGCGTGAGTCCAGCGAGCTGGGCGCGTGGGTAGGCTCGGGAAAAAACTGAGGAAATAAACCAATAGGtaaaaaacaaatttcctgtaTATTTCCTTGTGTGTGCGAAGCAAAAATCCACCAAAATCCTTTCACCTATTTCGGTATTATACCCAACGCCAACTGAAGTGCTTGTTTCTTAACTCGATTGGCGTGCAGCTTTTGCATCCGCAACTCTGGGGTAGCATTTGGCTAGGAGTATGTGATGGGTCTGTCTCTGATTTATGGAACGGGGCGATTtcattttctgtttggttgagTAGAGATGAGACCAATCCGTTTTCTGTTTGGTTTGGAGACATTAAAAGTGGGATAAGTGAATGACAGATGGAGCATATTTgtcagttttttttatttttcttttctttttctttttctcttcttaTCCCTTCCGTAGCTTTCCACGCGACTCCGCGCGAACGCGCAGCAGGTCCGGCTCGCCCGCCAGCGACTCGCAGCAGGCCCGGGCACGGAGATCACCACTGGCGACTTGCAGCAGGGCAGCCCCGCGCCTCCTCCACCAGAGCCCGGACGTGGGCTGCCCTGGGATTCCTCCGCGCGGCGCCCCGAGCCTCCTCCGCTGGTGGGGTTGGAGCTCACACGGCGACTGCAGGGCCGGCCCCCAGAGCTCGCCCTCCGCCGGCGACCTCGTTGCGCCTCCTCCGCCCCGTGCCCCGGGCCTACTCCGCCCGTGCCTCCTCCACTGGAGCTCGCCGGGGCCGAGCACGGCAGTGCGCAGCAAGGCCGTAAGCGAAGCTCGCCGGGACTGGTACAGGAATAGCTCGAGCGCGtggctcctctctctcctcttctccgCGTCCAGCACGGCTCATCTCCGCAACCTCGTCCGCGTCCGGCACCTCCGTCGCTCGCTCGTCCCTCCTAGGACGGACCCTGTCCGTGAAATTTTAGAGGACGGAGTCGCCCCGCATCTCACGTGAATATTTGCGTGGAGGCCGTCCCGGCTCCACTTCGCCTCCGAACCAAACAGAGTTAGATTCCGGGGCCATCCACCTAGTCCTCGCAACCGAGCACACGGTCAGAGAAAGAGCACAACAGTACCAATTTTCCTCCTCCTCGGTACGGACAATACAGCCGCACAGGTCTTGAACAGGATGAGAAAGGACCACAACACCTGCTTGGTTCGATCTCTACGTGACAGCAGAGATCAGAACTCCGGCTCCAACTTGGACTCGAGCTGGCAGACGTCAAATTACAGATTGACGGCACCAAGGAAATTGCAGTTCGATTCCACTGCGATAGACAGCAGATCGGTCTATGCGTCGGGCGTCGGCGACGTGCAGACAGGAAATA
The nucleotide sequence above comes from Miscanthus floridulus cultivar M001 chromosome 18, ASM1932011v1, whole genome shotgun sequence. Encoded proteins:
- the LOC136521876 gene encoding large ribosomal subunit protein P3-like — translated: MGVYTFVCRNSGGEWTAKQHSGEIEASAATPYALQRALVAAASAADSSSGVQSSFSMVTPTSAVFQVIVGAVGGGAMLVSAGGSAAAASGGAAAEAPKEEKKEEEKEESDDDMGFSLFD